A genomic segment from Maniola jurtina chromosome 16, ilManJurt1.1, whole genome shotgun sequence encodes:
- the LOC123873404 gene encoding regulator of G-protein signaling 19 encodes MCSLAALARGCRPAAKPCCLCWCCCCSCSWAKWLAARGADAGPGKKPRDAGPHEPLLLDGDAPPTLEEIQSWGQSFDRLMRSAAGRKVFRDFLRGEYSEENIMFWLACEELKRETDPDAVEEKARFIYEDYISILSPKEVSLDSRVRESVNRSMVEPSPHTFDEAQLQIYTLMHRDSYPRFVASPLYKALARLGDPAPPAAPPAAPPAADVHCA; translated from the exons ATGTGCAGCCTGGCGGCGCTGGCGCGCGGCTGCCGGCCCGCCGCCAAGCCGTGCTGCCTGTGCTGGTGCTGCTGCTGCTCCTGCTCCTG GGCCAAGTG gctggcggcgcgcggcgcggacGCGGGCCCCGGCAAGAAGCCGCGCGACGCCGGCCCGCACGAGCCGCTGCTGCTGGACGGAGACGCGCC GCCCACGCTGGAGGAGATCCAGAGCTGGGGGCAGTCGTTCGACCGCCTCATGCGCAGCGCAG CGGGGCGCAAGGTGTTCCGCGACTTCCTGCGCGGCGAGTACTCGGAGGAGAACATCATGTTCTGGCTGGCGTGCGAGGAGCTGAAGCGCGAGACGGACCCGGACGCCGTGGAGGAGAAGGCGCGCTTCATCTACGAGGACTACATCTCCATCCTGTCGCCCAAGGAGGTGTCGCTGGACTCGCGCGTGCGCGAGAGCGTCAACCGCAGCATGGTGGAGCCCTCGCCGCACACCTTCGACGAGGCGCAGCTGCAGATCTACACGCTCATGCACCGCGACTCCTACCCGCGCTTCGTCGCCTCGCCGCTCTACAAGGCGCTGGCGCGGCTCGGCgaccccgcgccgcccgccgcgccgcccgccgcgccgcccgccgccgacgTGCACTGCGCGtag
- the LOC123873399 gene encoding protein charlatan, producing MEGGAGVASLALDCEDMFKEITKKLYGEEAAAGGVEFPGAEADEELRPEEHITAWGLAALMQNGFPPPGILQANFAPRTDPTAEDRWTAADEPLAWAHSRVAAYNPAQRLFKCADCECVGFLARVAEHWLGTHAQARAFACPLAGCGFASGWARAVRQHLARAHHSDPAQADQLLRDNPALDDLTRYLARLKSKVEARRDAPPAPAPAKRYACAACPYATDRRDLFTRHENIHRDEKPFHCYLCGKQFNRADHVKKHFLRMHRDQPYDLNRIRRAAAARVPQAAAPPAPVVAPAAAPPAAPRVKPEPPAPKPASPVRRKGERRYACCYCAWSGVDNWCLKRHLNTHLKPFACALCEYKAARAERLATHVHKVHNKKACAKCPFLADDQPALAAHLRDAHHIESRNLKVPSGAARGSVAPAATVPAPAAAAPAPQPAGAARRREGRAAGAARLFGYLEASDGSGDEFEAPLGEAFAPHYARDKENAAPPLPHALHDHCLRY from the exons ATGGAGGGCGGCGCGGGCGTGGCGTCGCTGGCGCTGGACTGCGAGGACATGTTCAAGGAGATCACCAAGAAGCTGTACGGCGAGgaggcggcggcgggcggcgtgGAGTTCCCGGGCGCGGAGGCGGACGAGGAGCTGCGGCCCGAGGAGCACATCACGGCGTGGGGGCTGGCGGCGCTGATGCAGAACGGCTTCCCGCCGCCCGGCATCCTGCAGGCCAACTTCGCGCCGCGCACCGACCCCACGGCCGAGGACCGCTGGACGGCGGCCGACGAGCCGCTGGCGTGGGCGCACTCGCGCGTGGCGGCCTACAACCCGGCGCAGCGCCTGTTCAAGTGCGCCGACTGCGAGTGCGTGGGCTTCCTGGCGCGCGTGGCCGAGCACTGGCTGGGCACGCACGCGCAGGCGCGCGCCTTCGCCTGCCCGCTGGCCGGCTGCGGCTTCGCCAGCGGCTGGGCGCGCGCCGTGCGCCAGCACCTGGCGCGCGCGCACCACTCCGACCCCGCGCAGGCCGACCAGCTGCTGCGCGACAACCCCGCGCTCGACGACCTCACGCGCTACCTGGCGCGCCTCAAGAGCAAGGTGGAGGCGCGCCGcgacgcgccgcccgcgcccgcacCCGCCAAGCGCTACGCGTGCGCCGCCTGCCCCTACGCCACGGACCGCCGCGACCTGTTCACGCGCCACGAGAACATCCACCGCGACGAGAAGCCCTTCCACTGCTACCTGTGCGGCAAGCAGTTCAACCGCGCCGACCACGTCAAGAAGCACTTCCTGCGCATGCACCGCGACCAGCCCTACGACCTCAACCGCAtccggcgcgcggcggcggcgcgcgtgCCCCAGgcggccgcgccgcccgcccccgtcgtcgcgcccgccgccgcgccgcccgccgcgccgcgcgtcAAGCCCGAGCCGCCCGCGCCCAAGCCCGCCAGCCCCGTGCGCCGCAAG GGCGAGCGGCGCTACGCGTGCTGCTACTGCGCGTGGTCCGGCGTGGACAACTGGTGCCTGAAGCGGCACCTCAACACGCACCTCAAGCCGTTCGCGTGCGCGCTGTGCGAGTACAAGGCGGCGCGCGCCGAGCGGCTCGCCACACACGTGCACAAGGTGCACAACAAGAAGGCGTGCGCCAAGTGCCCGTTCCTGGCCGACGACCAGCCGGCGCTGGCGGCGCACCTGCGCGACGCCCA CCACATCGAGAGCCGCAACCTGAAGGTGCCGtcgggcgcggcgcgcggctcGGTGGCGCCGGCGGCTACGGTGCCCGCGCCCGCGGcggccgcgcccgcgccgcagccggcgggcgcggcgcggcggcgcgagggccgcgcggcgggcgcggcgcggctgTTCGGCTACCTGGAGGCGTCGGACGGCTCGGGCGACGAGTTCGAGGCGCCGCTGGGCGAGGCGTTCGCGCCGCACTACGCGCGCGACAAGGAGAACGCCGCGCCGCCGCTGCCGCACGCGCTGCACGACCACTGCCTGCGCTACTAG